One genomic segment of Mytilus trossulus isolate FHL-02 chromosome 4, PNRI_Mtr1.1.1.hap1, whole genome shotgun sequence includes these proteins:
- the LOC134716115 gene encoding heat shock 70 kDa protein 12A-like, which produces MSDRSDRYLLVAALDFGTTYSGYAYALRGDFKTEPLKIQANQAWNSGSSQHWSLKTPTCLLLDKNKEFKSFGYDAENTYSDLVLDEEQSNYYFFNRFKMKLHKNKHLSSELILEDVTGKSVSGINVFALSIKALVDHLLELLEKRGTGMSRDDVRWVLTLPAIWTDSAKQFMRKAANKAGIPDKNLFIALEPEAASIYCQYLPTEKLHGAETGFHMSRAGTRYMIVDLGGGTADITLHEKLPDGQLKEICRADGNDCGGTSVDNAFFQLFVKIVGAPLMNNMKQEEPGAYLDIFRAFENVKRTIDTTTTGKVNVTFPFATFNSLCQKHLSESFDSALASSKYKGDIIRRGDKIRFEVDLMKSLFGPTIDGIISLVQSVLEKREARKTSLIIMVGGFSECRLIQAELKKQFPKHRIIVPEQADLAVLKGAVLFGQNPSAIQSRVIKMTYGVAMTTMFDPTKHDEKHKSVIAGVEKTRNLFDVIMKENSSVPVGTKITKSYSTTMEKQNEIKLSVYTTNNANPKYVDENGCYLLGEIVMAIKDPSDEKRWFEIEFEFGKTEVSAVAKDKKSRQLCKATFNIK; this is translated from the exons ATGAGTGACAGAAGTGACAGATATCTATTAGTTGCAGCATTAGATTTTGGGACAACGTATTCAGGATATGCATATGCCCTACGAGGAGATTTTAAAACAGAACCATTAAAAATTCAAGCCAACCAAGCATGGAATTCTGGATCCTCTCAGCATTGGTCTCTAAAAACACCAACTTGTCTACTTCTTGACAAAAATAAAGAGTTTAAGTCTTTTGGGTATGATGCTGAAAATACATACTCAGATCTCGTTTTGGATGAAGAACAAAGCAATTACTACTTCTTTAACAGATTTAAAATGAAGCTGCATAAGAACAAA CACCTGTCTTCCGAACTGATCCTTGAAGACGTGACAGGGAAATCCGTATCAGGAATAAATGTGTTTGCCTTATCAATTAAAGCTTTAGTTGATCATTTACTAGAATTATTAGAAAAAAGGGGGACAGGAATGTCAAGGGACGATGTGAGATGGGTATTGACATTACCAGCAATATGGACAGACTCGGCCAAACAGTTTATGAGAAAGGCCGCTAATAAG gCTGGAATTCCTGATAAAAACCTTTTTATTGCGTTAGAGCCCGAGGCTGCTTCTATCTACTGCCAGTATCTCCCAACCGAAAAACTGCATGGAGCAGAGACAGGCTTTCACATGTCAAGGGCTGGTACCAGATATATGATTGTTGATCTTGgag GTGGAACAGCAGACATAACGTTGCATGAAAAACTACCAGATGGTCAATTGAAAGAAATTTGCCGAGCGGATGGAAATGACTGTGGTGGTACGTCAGTTGATAATgccttttttcaattatttgtaaAGATTGTTGGGGCTCCGCTTatgaataatatgaaacaaGAAGAACCGGGTGCCTACTTAGATATTTTCAGGgcatttgaaaatgtcaaaagaACCATCGATACCACAACTACAGGAAAGGTCAATGTAACATTCCCTTTTGCAACGTTTAATTCACTTTGTCAAAAACACTTATCCGAGAGTTTTGATTCTGCGTTAGCATCTTCTAAATATAAAGGAGATATTATTCGCCGTGGTGACAAAATAAGATTTGAAGTAGATTTAATGAAATCCCTGTTTGGTCCAACTATCGATGGCATTATCTCTCTTGTGCAGTCTGTACTGGAGAAAAGAGAAGCTCGCAAGACATCGCTTATCATAATGGTGGGTGGATTTTCGGAATGTCGCCTGATACAAGCTGAACTGAAAAAACAGTTCCCTAAACATAGAATAATCGTTCCAGAACAAGCTGATTTGGCAGTTCTTAAAGGTGCAGTTTTGTTTGGTCAAAATCCTTCAGCAATTCAATCAAGAGTGATCAAAATGACATATGGAGTGGCGATGACTACTATGTTTGATCCAACAAAGCACGACGAGAAACATAAATCAGTTATAGCCGGCGTCGAAAAAACACGAAACTTGTTTGATGTTATAATGAAGGAAAATTCATCCGTTCCAGTTGGGACTAAAATTACCAAATCATATAGCACTACAATGgaaaagcaaaatgaaataaaactgtctgtctATACAACAAATAATGCTAATCCAAAATATGTAGACGAAAACGGCTGCTACCTTCTTGGAGAAATTGTAATGGCAATTAAAGATCCTTCCGACGAGAAAAGATGGTTTGAAATAGAATTTGAGTTTGGTAAAACTGAAGTTAGTGCTGTAGCTAAGGATAAAAAGTCTAGGCAACTCTGCAAAGCAacatttaacataaaataa